A window from Zingiber officinale cultivar Zhangliang chromosome 7A, Zo_v1.1, whole genome shotgun sequence encodes these proteins:
- the LOC122000964 gene encoding uncharacterized protein LOC122000964 isoform X1 — protein MIFFFSVSPPDRLILSGLSEKISRSRVSSSPPRASIMPSVVGGRLPRRAVMIPSMTSFNGASCSHRLKQLEKWSRRDLPLYTSSCMGSFSCLDTLPEYAIADLHEYCVSCEKSHATVEVCACLNNNQSTGVTNMWIPNVPSVCSENMITIHGVDGSHALILSINDLQGQLSIDGITSDEKILEPKKTETHENLCLPVNWKPKALAKSTTFPSTLVADVSDLYIGDTCSLLSTEFSNQCSPTKANPTYARSMSLPVPPKLISAMKGSRVQHGSPSDLKLHVKWALDVYDPPCTLLSHTVKNNHHQLPKARKNYSNKHKHKHKAKSAWASNNDRRTAKRIINNKTESLNARLQYTRMAGLLNDYGKSSTEGVEYTVTNQDSKCGGSFLVQALAKVNISSVTEVT, from the exons ATGATCTTTTTCTTCTCCGTTTCCCCGCCGGATAGGCTAATTTTATCGGGTTTATCGGAAAAAATATCTCGGTCTAGGGTTTCTTCCTCACCTCCGCGTGCATCGATCATGCCTTCGGTGGTCGGAGGGCGCCTCCCTCGACGCGCCGTCATGATCCCATCGATGACTTCGTTCAATGGTGCTTCTTGCTCCCATCGCCTCAAACAACTCGAGAAATGGAGTCGGCGGG ATCTTCCTTTGTACACTAGCAGCTGCATGGGAAGTTTCTCTTGTTTAGATACACTTCCTGAATATGCTATTGCTGATTTGCATGAATACTGTGTCAGCTGTGAGAAATCCCATGCAACCGTGGAAGTTTGTGCTTGTTTGAATAATAATCAGAGTACTGGGGTCACAAACATGTGGATTCCAAATGTTCCTTCTGTCTGTAGTGAGAACATGATCACTATACATGGAGTTGATGGCTCTCATGCTTTGATTCTGTCTATTAATGATCTTCAAGGACAGTTATCTATTGATGGTATTACTTCAGATGAGAAAATACTTGAACCCAAGAAGACAGAAACTCATGAAAACTTATGTCTTCCTGTTAACTGGAAACCCAAAGCCTTGGCCAAATCTACAACATTTCCTTCAACACTGGTGGCAGATGTCAGTGACCTttacataggtgatacttgtagCTTACTAAGCACAGAATTTTCAAATCAGTGTTCCCCCACAAAGGCTAATCCTACATACGCACGATCAATGTCTCTTCCC GTGCCCCCAAAGCTCATTTCTGCCATGAAGGGAAGCCGTGTACAGCACGGTTCACCATCAGATCTCAAGTTACATGTGAAATGGGCTCTTGATGTTTATGATCCACCGTGCACCTTGCTGTCGCACACTGTGAAGAATAATCATCATCAACTTCCCAAAGCAAGGAAAAACTATAGTAACAAGCACAAGCACAAGCACAAGGCAAAATCAGCATGGGCAAGTAACAATGATAGAAGAACTGCAAAAAGGATTATCAACAATAAGACTGAATCCTTGAATGCGAg ATTGCAGTATACTAGGATGGCTGGCTTGTTGAATGACTATGGCAAATCCAGCACTGAAGGTGTTGAGTATACAGTCACCAACCAAGATTCAAAGTGTGGAGGCAGCTTCTTGGTGCAGGCGCTTGCAAAAGTCAATATATCATCTGTAACTGAGGTTACTTGA
- the LOC122000964 gene encoding uncharacterized protein LOC122000964 isoform X2, which produces MGSFSCLDTLPEYAIADLHEYCVSCEKSHATVEVCACLNNNQSTGVTNMWIPNVPSVCSENMITIHGVDGSHALILSINDLQGQLSIDGITSDEKILEPKKTETHENLCLPVNWKPKALAKSTTFPSTLVADVSDLYIGDTCSLLSTEFSNQCSPTKANPTYARSMSLPVPPKLISAMKGSRVQHGSPSDLKLHVKWALDVYDPPCTLLSHTVKNNHHQLPKARKNYSNKHKHKHKAKSAWASNNDRRTAKRIINNKTESLNARLQYTRMAGLLNDYGKSSTEGVEYTVTNQDSKCGGSFLVQALAKVNISSVTEVT; this is translated from the exons ATGGGAAGTTTCTCTTGTTTAGATACACTTCCTGAATATGCTATTGCTGATTTGCATGAATACTGTGTCAGCTGTGAGAAATCCCATGCAACCGTGGAAGTTTGTGCTTGTTTGAATAATAATCAGAGTACTGGGGTCACAAACATGTGGATTCCAAATGTTCCTTCTGTCTGTAGTGAGAACATGATCACTATACATGGAGTTGATGGCTCTCATGCTTTGATTCTGTCTATTAATGATCTTCAAGGACAGTTATCTATTGATGGTATTACTTCAGATGAGAAAATACTTGAACCCAAGAAGACAGAAACTCATGAAAACTTATGTCTTCCTGTTAACTGGAAACCCAAAGCCTTGGCCAAATCTACAACATTTCCTTCAACACTGGTGGCAGATGTCAGTGACCTttacataggtgatacttgtagCTTACTAAGCACAGAATTTTCAAATCAGTGTTCCCCCACAAAGGCTAATCCTACATACGCACGATCAATGTCTCTTCCC GTGCCCCCAAAGCTCATTTCTGCCATGAAGGGAAGCCGTGTACAGCACGGTTCACCATCAGATCTCAAGTTACATGTGAAATGGGCTCTTGATGTTTATGATCCACCGTGCACCTTGCTGTCGCACACTGTGAAGAATAATCATCATCAACTTCCCAAAGCAAGGAAAAACTATAGTAACAAGCACAAGCACAAGCACAAGGCAAAATCAGCATGGGCAAGTAACAATGATAGAAGAACTGCAAAAAGGATTATCAACAATAAGACTGAATCCTTGAATGCGAg ATTGCAGTATACTAGGATGGCTGGCTTGTTGAATGACTATGGCAAATCCAGCACTGAAGGTGTTGAGTATACAGTCACCAACCAAGATTCAAAGTGTGGAGGCAGCTTCTTGGTGCAGGCGCTTGCAAAAGTCAATATATCATCTGTAACTGAGGTTACTTGA